aaaataattaaaattaaaattttgtaaataaaagttATGTAATTTTTTAATATCTCTCTCTATAAATACATCAAATTTTACTTTTTGTCTCTACAaacattttctttaaattttattcaacttacatattttattattagtCTTGATCCATATTTCTTATGATTTTTTTAAGGAAGATTTGTTTACTAAagctttatttaaaattataaatacatttttgttttgttttctaatGTATTTTGATAGACTAGAATATGTAAATTACCCATTCCGTCTTAAATTTAATTGTAAATTAAATGATAtttcaaccaaaaaaaaaaaattaacatttgacCATGTATTGTTTTACCTACACATTAAATTATTGTTACGTAATATTACTTTTTCCAAACTGTTTATAATTTTCTTAAGTGTTCAACTCACACTTCAATACATTAGGTTTCTCTCATGGCTACTCAACCGCCGAAGTTACTGTATCACCACCGTAAGTCCAATCCATCAACGCCACCAATTCTTCCCAACGAGCTTATCACCGATATTCTATCTCGCTTTACTGTCAAATATCTGATGCAGATGAAATGTGTGAGTAAGTCATGGAACACTCTTATCTCTGATCCTATATTCATCAAAATTCATCTTAATCGATCGGAACTAAATCCACAATTCTCATTGATATCTTCACATAACGATGATCACAGTTTTGTACCCTTCCCCGTTGGTCTATTATGGAAAAACCGTAGTATCAATATTCCTCAAGATCCTTCTTACCAATTGAGCAACAAGAACTGTACTGAGATTGTTGGTTCATGCAATGGATTAGTATGCTTGGCCGGTCATTCTCTCAATGAGATTACAAGGTATAAAAAAATATGGCTTCGGTTCTGGAACCCTGCTACTAGGGCAATATCTGATAAATTAGGCTCTTTTTTCTATTATGATAGATATAGATTTGAATTTTGTAAATTCACATTTGGTTATGATAATTCAACTCAGACTTATAAAGTCACGGTGTTAGGTTCGGTTGTGGATCGTACTCTATCAGAAACTGATGTGAAAGTATTCAGTTTAGGTGATAATGTTTGGAGAACTATTCATGGGCTTCCTGCTATTCCTCTTCAATTGTACTTTGGTCATGAGTATGATGGTGTACATTTGAGTAACACTATTAACTGGCTGTCCATTCAGGATGTGTTTGGTAGAGATGATATTGTTGAGCAATTTGTAATAATATCGCTTGACTTGAGCACAGAGACATTCACACAATTGATGCCCCCTAAAAATTATGACAATCATGGGGGTATATCACCAAATATTTGTGTGATGATGGATTCCCTTTGCTTTTCTTATGATAAGGAAACTGAATTTTTCATATGGCAGATGACGAAATTTGGAGATGAAAAATCTTGGTCTCAATTTCTTAAATTTAGTTATCACAATGTTGGAGTAGATTATGAACTTGGTCACCCACGTATTAAACTAACACCATTGCATCTTTCTGAGGATGGTGATACACTATTATTAGCAAACGACGAACAAGACAGTGCAATTCTTTATAACCGGAGAAATAACAGAGCAAAGAAAACTAGAATTAACAATAAGATATGTTGGTTCTCTATCAGGGCTTATGTCGAAAGCTTGGTTCCAACATGTTGAAGGTAAGTTCTTCTCCCATGATATATTGTTCTAATTTTTATGAATTCATGTGCAGATTGTTTGTGCAATTATTTCTTTTGACTTCAATACTTTGTCGTTGATATTTTGAATCATGAATCAATTGACAGATCTTCTTATCACCATGATTAGAACTCAACTATTAGCTCTGATATTGACTTGTATTTGTGCATTATGGTAGATAGAAGTTAAtatatctttatatttttttcaccAATGGATATGACTGCAGATCTTGATATTGAAAGTTTTTATAATGTGTCGGGTATATCGCCAAATATATGCGTGTTGATTCAGTGCCTTGCCTAACAAGAGTTCGCAACCTCAGCTTCAAGCAAATCCAACATTATCAATGGTATATAATAAGATGAAAGATCCTTTCTGGAGCTACAATCTCTTCTGTTATGCTTCTTTTGTTTGTGTAAATGAAAGTGAAAACCTCAAACTCTTGCAGTACCAAATTCTCTAAATGATATTAGTAGTTCATTTAAACTTTTTGGAAACACTTAACTTTCCACTGTTGTATGTTAACATTTACTAAATTAAATGTTACTTTTGCTACTAATTCTAGGTTCAAATAATATTAGTAGCTCATCTATCATTTGTTCTTAACTGGGAAAACATACATAGAAAACCTTTACATTGCAATGCACAACCAGACATGTGCATTCAAGATTTCAAGCTCTTCATTGCAATGCAAGTATATGAATAGTAGTCTGAAGCTCTTCATGGATTTTTTATTACTGGTCATGGTACACATTTTTCAAGTTTGGTTGTAGGTGCTACTAGTTTTCCTATGCCTATTCTCACTGAAACTTCTTTCAATACTACCCTCTTCCAAGCCATTGGAAGTGTGAGTTTTTGTCTTCTTTATcttatattttttgatgatttgggAATTATTCAATTAGTATTAATCAAATGGTATAAATGtataatctaaacaaaacaaaaaaaaaaggttaatatTGTATTCAAAATTGGAAGTTTGATTCATTCTaagattatgtttttttttttgcaaataagTCTATTATTGTGACTCTGAGATAGATTGTATGACTACCGAAAcaaaatttgattggttaataacATACAATCAGCTGTGATATAGACTTGTATTAATGCATTATGGTGgataaaatttaatttctttatatttttttcacaaaTGGATATGACTGCACTTCAAAGGATTAATTAGGCATCCACTTTTCTTCTGTCTTTTTTCTTTGTGTATTGTTGTTTCAGTGTATCATCTTGAAGCTACATTCTCTGCCGTTTTAgtgtttgttttaattaaaatattaaccgTCTTTTTGatgtctatttttttttttttttttttgggaaatcttggtatccggcctttcgaccgactaatccaagagggACCAATCCCACCGTCCACTAGCGGGGGCCCCGTTTAAAGCCAGAACAAAGTTCTGTATGGACTGGTCTTTTTGATGTCTATTAATGATAGCTCTAGCTCTTTGGAAATATTTTTAACCACTTATTGCTTGAACAACTGTTCTCTTTTACAAAAATGCTCCTGAAAGTGAAAATCTCAAACTCTTGCTGTTCCATTTGAGTATGATATCAATATTAATTGTTCTAGTTGCACATTAAACCATATGACTTTGGGAATACATTTAACTTTTAAGTGAGGTTCTAGAAAGTAGGCATTAAACCATATGTATATGGTTATGCTGTTTTGTTTTAGCAGATTACAACATCCAAGAGAAACTTAATCTTGTTCACACTTCTCTTCCCATTCAACTTTTGCTTATACCATGTATGCTTCTTGTGTGTGCTTACATTATAAGATTCTTTAAAATTTCGgatactaaaattaaaacaagaaTACTCtctaaaataaaactcatattctTATCATCTTCTACTGCAGAAGAAATGGTTAGGAAGAGTTGTGGTGAAAAGGATAAGAAAATAGCTGAATAAATGTCCTAATAAAATACTACTTTATAATTAAGTAAATTTGTATTATGTTTTGTATTTTGGAGATGAGAAATTTGATGCATCTCATATAACAACTTATAATTGCTGTCACATGTATTAAACAAATTTCaatgtttttcaaattttttggaTGAAACCTAGTGAAAAGTCAAAATAATCATTAAGAAAAATATTTCAGGGCTCATTTGGTTCAAAGC
The Vicia villosa cultivar HV-30 ecotype Madison, WI linkage group LG6, Vvil1.0, whole genome shotgun sequence genome window above contains:
- the LOC131613918 gene encoding F-box/kelch-repeat protein At3g06240-like; its protein translation is MATQPPKLLYHHRKSNPSTPPILPNELITDILSRFTVKYLMQMKCVSKSWNTLISDPIFIKIHLNRSELNPQFSLISSHNDDHSFVPFPVGLLWKNRSINIPQDPSYQLSNKNCTEIVGSCNGLVCLAGHSLNEITRYKKIWLRFWNPATRAISDKLGSFFYYDRYRFEFCKFTFGYDNSTQTYKVTVLGSVVDRTLSETDVKVFSLGDNVWRTIHGLPAIPLQLYFGHEYDGVHLSNTINWLSIQDVFGRDDIVEQFVIISLDLSTETFTQLMPPKNYDNHGGISPNICVMMDSLCFSYDKETEFFIWQMTKFGDEKSWSQFLKFSYHNVGVDYELGHPRIKLTPLHLSEDGDTLLLANDEQDSAILYNRRNNRAKKTRINNKICWFSIRAYVESLVPTC